The sequence below is a genomic window from Silene latifolia isolate original U9 population chromosome 7, ASM4854445v1, whole genome shotgun sequence.
CAGAAGAAGGGATTCGCTGCAACGGGCGGAAGCAACCAAAGGTTTGGAGGGACGACTTCACAAACAAGACCTCCTTCTACGGGTAATAGTCGGTTTCGTCCCGGAGGTGACAATAGGAGATGGGGTCCGACGAATTCCACTCCAACCTCTTCTAAGGGTAGTAATTCTGAAGCGTCGACTGCTAGAAAGTCGTTCGCGTGCTTCCTTTGTAGAGGACCGCATCGAATGTCCGAGTGCCCTCACCAAGGGGAGTTCAACACCCTTAAGAAGAATTTGTCCAAGATGTCGGTAGAACAGAATCCCGAGGGGATAGGCCCACGATGCGGAGGGGTGCGATGATGATGAGGCCGGTGAGCAAGGAGAAATGGCTCGAATGGGAGCGATCCACATGATGTGCTCAATGGACAAAGGCGGCGAGCGCTCGAGACCAAGTCCACCAGGCGATGTACGTGGAGATAAACGTCAATGGGAAGGCCACTCGAGCAATGATAGATACAGGAGCCTCCCATAATTTCGTCACCCCCGACGAAGCGAAGAGACTCGGAATGAAGTTGAACCGCGAAGGAGGAAGCATGAAAGCTATCAACTCCAAAGCCTTGCCAATTCAGGGCGTGGCTAAAGAAGTGGTGATCAAGATGGGCGAGTGGACGGGGAAGCTCGACTTCACCAGCGTCCCGATGGATGACTTTAAGATCGTCCTCGGCATGGACTTTTCGAAGCGGACCCCAACCTTTCGGCGCCCCACAATGGATCTTTAATAATGGTGGGATCAAAACCATGTCTTGTGAAAGTGTTGAAACCGACCGAAAGCAAAAGGGGCCACTCCTCTCGGCAATGCGGTTGAAGAGGGGACTTCAAAAGGAGAGCCTACATACTTGTGTACGAGTGTCCATGAAAGAAGACACATTTCTTTGAATGTGTAGACCCACAAGTAGAGAAGGTGCTAGAAGACAATAAGGACTTGATGCACGATCGCTACCTATGAGTCTGCCACCCCGACGTTCGGTAGACCATCAAATTGAATTACTCCCGGGCACAAGACCTCCTGCTCGAGGGCCATATCGGATGGCGCCTCCCGAATTAGCGGAACTACGAAGACAACTAGACGATCTGATTCGCTCGGGGTCGATACGACCTTCCAAAGCTCCCTATGGAGCCCCTGTGCTCTTCCAGAAAAAACAGGGACGGTGAGTCCGAGATTGTGTATCGACTAAGGGCTCGAACAAGCCGACGGTGAGGAACCGCTACCCCATCCCATTGGTAGCggatttgttcgatcaattaCAAGGTGCTGTATACTTCACCAAGCTCGACCTAAGATTTGGTTATCATCAAGTTCGAATTGCTGAAGGAGATGAGCCGAAGACTGCTTGTGTGACGAGGTATGGGTCTTTTGAATGgttggtcatgcccttcggcttGACAAACGCCCCTGCAACGTTTTGTACGTTGATGAACCATGTTTTCCACGAGTACCTGGACAAATTCGTGGTGGTATATCTAGACGATATCGTTGTATATAGTCGCTCGTTGGCGGAACACGTAAAACACTTGGAGTTGGTGTTCGCGAAGCTCCGAGAGAACCACCTATTCGTGAAGAGAGAGAAATGTGAATTTGCCCAACCTGAAGTGAATTTCCTTGGTCACATAGTGGGCAAAGGCAAACTGAAGATGGACCCGAAGAAGATTGCCGCTATCAAGGATGGGAACCCCGGGGAATGTGTCGAGCTCCGCTCTTTCTTGGGGCTCGCAAACTATTATCGAAGATTCATCCGAGCGTATTCGAAAATTGCTTCCCCGCTCACCGACTTGTTGAAGAAGGATACTAAGTGGGAGTGGTCTATCGACAAGAAGAGAGCCTTTGAGAAGCTAAAGGAAGCGGTGATACAGGAACCGGTCTTGGCGTTGCCGGATATCACGAAACCTTTTGAAGTTGAGACGGATGCATCTGATTACGCCCTGGGGTGCTACTCAAGAGGGTCACCCTGTGGCTTTCGAGAGCAGAAATTTTAATGGAGCCGAGACTCGTTATGCGGTACAAGAGAAAGAACTCCTAGCTATTGTTCATTGCTTGCGGGGATGGAGGCATTATCTCTTGGGATCAAAGTTCGTTGTCAAGACTGATAATACCGCTGCGTCTCACTTCCTGACTCAGCCCAAGCTGACAAGCCGACAAGCTAGATGGCAAGAGTTCTTGGCGAGTTCGATGTGGAATTTGCTTACGAGACCGGGAGCCGCAAACGAGTCGATGATGCCCTAAGCCGAAGATGTGATTTGGCTACATTACACACGATTGCTCATTTGTCCACCACCACCGTGGTCACAGATATTCGAGCTAAGGCAAAGGAACACCTCGACCAAGACCCAATGGCGAGGACTCTGAAACAGTTGGCCTTAGAAGGAAAGACTCGCAAGTTTTGGGTGGAAGATGGGCTTTTATTCACGAAAGGACATCGCATCTTTGTTCCAAAGGCGGCCGGGTTGAGGAAGATGCTTCTACAAGAGTGCCATGATACCTTGTGGGCGGGTCATCCGGGATGGCAGAGAACCTTATGCCTATTGAAGAGAAGTTACTACGGCCCCGAGATGAAGGATGATGTGATGGAGTACACGAAGACATGCCTCATTTGCCAGCAAGATAAGGGAGAAAGCGAAGCCCGGGGTCATTAAATCCGTTGCCCGTACCTACACGACCATGGGAGagtatctctatggactttatctcTGGGTTGCCGAAGGTAGGGGCGTTAAGTGTGATCCTTGTCATTGTGGATCGATTCTCAAAATACGCGACTTTCATTCCTCTTCCTAAGGCGTGTAGCGTGAAGAAACCGCCGCCCCATGTTCTTGGACATGTTGTGAAATATTGGGGATTGCCTCAAAGTATAGTCAGTGACCGCGATTCTCGCTTCACGGGACTATTTTGGGAGAATTGTTCAACCTCCTGGGTTGAAGCTGCGGATGTCCTCAAGTTACCATCCTCAAACGGATGGCGGTGATCGAACGATTCAATAGCATCTTTGGAAGAGTATTTGAGACACTTTGTTGGGGCAACTCAAATGGAGTGGGTAAGACTCCTTGATGTTGCCCAATTCTGTTTTAATGTGCAGACGAGCTCTTCATCCAACAAGAGCCCGTTTGAGCTTATTCTGGTCAACGGCCGCTATTGCCTCCCACGATTGCGAGATACATATGGAGGCCGGACAAAGAAAGCCCACGAATATGTGAAAGAATGGAACGTGAATGCCGAAATTGCTCGAGCTTACTTGGAGAAAGCGTCTCGCCGCATGAAGAAGTGGGCGGATCAGAATCGGAGACCAAGGGAGTTTAAAGTAGGCGACATGGTCATGGTGAAGCTGAACAAAGAGCAGATGAGATTCCTCCGAGGACGAGACAAGCGTCTAGTGCGGAAGTACGAAGGCCCAATCCAAGTGATCAAACGGATTGGGGAAGTAGCATATAAGCTGGACCGCCCCCGCTGGATGAAGTGTCACCCTGTCTTTCATGTGAGCTGTCTAAAGCCTTACCATCCAGATCCTGAAGATCCCACCCGCAACAAGAGCAAGCGCGCCAACATCCGCTCCAATCAACTCCCAGCGACATCAGCCGACTGAACCAGCCATGAAGATTTTGAAGCGTTGCCGAGgacggcaacagattaggtgggggagagtgtgatgatccgcacacttgaacccttagttttattttatgcttatgtaattttatttcccTTGTACTTTTTTAGTAAGTAAGTTCTTAGTTTAGCTTAGTTTTAGAATAGCTTttatttccataaataggtatatcgctattctgaactaaacttgtaaaatcaatgtttctGCCTCGCTACcgggatgtaaatatcaaatttccctctttggggAGTACTAGTCAATCAAACATCTGCTTCCCACCAAGTTGCCttcttattgcttgttgttgctttcttgTGAACGACTCTTGCCTTCACCTTTCTAACAAGCATGTGTGTGTCGATCGAGACTAGGATTTCGACACCCacaacccgagaccgattacgagtgcctagtgcttgacaaacactagtgcctAACGCTCTCGCTTTCATTCTTGTCAAAGCGTTTAGACAAAGGTGCGCGTCACGCCCCGACTCAAAGTTTCGGACCGTGACAAATTGCGTTCCGGATCTTATAGCTAAGAAGAGAAAAAAGAATTTTCAAGCACACGAAGACTTGAATCCTATTTTTTGCGTTAAACAATAGATTAAAGTTCACTGTTTTTTTTGTATGCAGAACAAAGTTTACCGTACTATTGAACAAATTAGCTTTATGgttttctttattgttttgttcGGCGGATGTATAAACTTTTTTTCTATGATGACTATCTATTCATCAATTTTTGTTAATTTCATCATTTGAATAGCAGAAGTGTAGTATGCAAAAGCCAAGCACGAGAAAATAAACCAAAAAAATGTATTCTACAGTATAAAAGTTGATGAGAGAGAAAAAGAGGGTAGTAAATAAGATAGAAAAATATAGGGAAGTgagagaaaaaaaataataactatAAAGATATTGAGAATCCCACTTAATTAGGTAAAGATAATAACATTAATTGTTATCGTGTGCAACAATAAGTCTTATAGTGTGCCCCTTGGGCACATTATAGAAAACCCCTTAATGAATAAACAGTTTGATGCTGGCTTTGAAGTTgctgtaatatttttttttagctTTTGAAGTGGTTGTAAGCCTGTAATAAACAATATTGTTGATACCTTTCATGTCTTTTATCTATTTTGTAAGTGTTGAAAGTTATTCAAATTTGGTTTTGTAATTTGGAACATTGTATTTTGTAAGATATTTGATTTTCACGTATAAGacattattattggttgttttacGACTTTGTGGCCTTTAAATGACCAAAGTTTAGATGTTGGTTGTAATGGGctttaaattccctttattttaatatgtatatttttttttttttttttgccgtgtccCGTGTCCGTGTCTGTTTCCGTTTTCGTGCAACCTAGGTCAAGACTCACCAATGATTTTACCCTTACCTCGATGTATTCCCCCTTTtataaattcttatttaagatgaTAATATCTGTCTTAAACTTAAATCGAGCCAGATATGGTAGATGGAAAAAAAAATGTTTAGGAGACTAGGAGTATAGGACTAACAAAATGTTTTTCTAAATATGCAAGTTAAACATATTTGActcattttcatcttaaaacggATATTGCAGTTCTTGCTCTTTTAGAATGTCCAATACTATACGATATGGCAAAACTTACCAGGCTCGAATGACCAAGCTCGAATAACACGACTCGTACTCAACCCACAATGGaattagggatgtcaatggatcgggttcgggtggggtgaagcctcatccgtcatccatccgtccttttaaaatctcatccaacccgtccgtcatccgtgaaacCTATCATtcgtcatccatccatccatcatccatggatgaaacgggtggatcgggtgataaacgggtgttgtATATTTATATATTTCAAGTTAAAAAAAATGAAGATTTTTTTTCTCTACAGAAATAAAGTTAGATAATTATTTAGTTTAACTTTCTagtgggtaggttcacaaaatatCTATATTGAGAATAGACAAATaagaaaatttaaatattttatatcttaataatgtgttatatgtaaaaaaaaaattaaataaaaagtaataaaaccggatgatggatggatgtcgggtgaaatttcttcatccaacccatctGTCATCCATCATCcgtttcatccgtcatccatccatcatccatttaagtcgggttttcatTCATCTTTAGGATCGGGTGGGGGTTTTGAtggatgcgggtgaaattgacatccctaaATGGAATTGAGGACATGAATCTGACCCGATCCGACACAACTCAACTCGACCTGAATGTTTATTGACGCATGTTGACCGTTATCCCAAATAAGTTAACAACAACCCACCCAAAAGTGATCCAAACTCAAAATAACCCGACTCATATTCTTTTAAACCCGAACCACTCAAAATCAAGTTTACGAGACCCGAACGACCCGATTTACCTACTAGCAAGTATACTGTACGGTCTTATTTTTTATGAATACCTGAAAATCCAATCGTAACACTAGTCCAATTTCTACTTCCCCCACCCCCGTCGCGCACATGCCTTGAAGTTCCCATCCGGGTCTGCCATTAAAGCTTCATCTCAAGCTTTAATCTTTATTTACCTTGGTAATTCActcttaatttttattttttttcgtttCTGACTATTTTATTTAAGAGTAGAGTTAGATAATGTTTGATCTAGTTCTTTAATCTTTGATTTTTAGACTGTAAGAATTCGATGGTGACGTTTAATATCTTGCTGATACATCTGCATGATTGTATTACATACATTATCTCTGCTAATTTATGATTACGGGTGTGTATGATCCGGTGGCGGAGCCAGGTTTTGAAGTTGAGTAATAATACAATTAGGTAAACTTGAAAAGTCGGAAATTATaactaaaagtttcaaaatttccGTTGTTAAGAGGGCGAGCGTCCCTTGCTAGCCTCACCGTAGGGTTAAAGTTACGATTGTATTGGCGGGTTGTTATCTAGGTATTGCGGCTGTGCATTGCTGGTTTCCCTATTGCTTACTCCCtacgtcccaatcatttgtttacctttgattaaaatatccgTCACAGAGGattaaaaatgtaaacaattgacctGGTTCGAGTATATGTACACGATGTCTGTAGTGAGTGTTTGCTCAAGTTTCTTATGATCTAAACTTATGTGGTTGAAGAGCTAGCCTTGATAGGTTAACCAGGTGTCGGCTTATGATTGATGTTTAGGATTCCAAACTTTTCGCGTAGTTTTGACCTCTCAAGTCATTGCCTTTCGGACCACCTATCTGTGTTCCTTTTATGAACAAATAGTGTAGAAGGGAGTCGTTCAAATGGATAAGACATACACATTGCTGACATGAAAACATGAGCAAAAAGCAACGGGAAAAGGCGAAGCAACTTATAGAAAATCTCATGTGGAAGGGAATTGAGTCACCCTTAAAGTAAGCTGTTAATTTTCTTTTGATGGTCACCTCCAATTCATCAGTTATTATACGACTATACGAAGTCCACAAAAGAGGCAAGAAGATACTGTTTTTAGTGGAAGTTTTCTCTGAGGACGTATATGCTCAATGAACATATTACATTAGTGAATGACATTCTAATTGTCTGATGTATCAGTAGCTTTTTACACTTGTTTGTTGGTTATAATGTTTTTAGAGTAAaatatcaattacacccacgtcaaatgcacttttttacatttactcccacgtcaattttttttttctttttatttacacccaagttaatagctcagGTTAGAAATTGCACCCCAAGCCATTTTCAGGTGAAAAACTATATGAAATGACAAAATTGCCCCCGCGTGTTTCTAACTCTGAATGAAGCTGTGTGACTCTTCATTTTACTTCCCCCCTTTCACTTTTTACCCTAATTTCATCCCAATATTTCCCCAAAATCTTCCCCTTTCAAATTCCCCCAAATTTTCGCATAAATCCCATTTAAATCTTAATTATTGATATATTGATCATCCGTCACCATCAATCACTTTACTAATCATCTGTAAGCTGCCCTTTTATCTCTTCTTTGAAATTTGTTTGTTGGTTAATTTTTTATTTCTGTTGCGTTGATAATGTCGTTAAATTCATTGTCAATCATTGCTATGAAATTATTCAATGTTGTTTATCCTAATTTGCGACTTTATAATTGCTACCCATTGAATTAGTTAGGTTAATTTTGCTCATCctaatttctagggttttcaaTTTCTGGGTTTGGGTTTGAAATTTCTGGGTTGAAGAAGGGAATGGAATGAATTACCTTGAGGATGAGGAAAATAATGGAGGAAATCAAATTAGGGAAAATATGAGAGAAGGATGAAGAAGGGAATGGAATGAATGAGATGTTAAACATCAAACAAACACAAGGTTaataaagaaaaggaagaagggcaaaatcgtcctaaaaaatatgttttaacccaaaaattttgaaatttgacGGAAATGTGGTCGGAATCCGATATTGGATGCAATTTATAAActgagctattaacttgggtgtaatttattaaaaaaaattgacttgggagtaaatgtaaaaaagtgcatttgacgtgggtgtaattgataatttactcatgTTTTTAGTCAAACTTTAAGGTATGAAAAGCTTGTGTATAACCATCGTACAATGCTGTATCGACTGTTACTTTGGTTCTATATCTTCTTCTGCGGCTCTAACAAATTTACGCAACCATTGTAATCAAGTTGAAGTTACTAGTGATCTTGTGCTGGAATCTGAAGGGACTGAGCATATATTGGAATCTGAAGTGAGTGAGTGTATATTTATATAGACTACGTAGCTGAAGTATCTTGACTCTCTTTTAATCTCATAACATAAATGGCCCTCGTGTTTCATGAGTAAAGCTTACACTGTTGTCTTGAGTTAATTTTACTGTCATTTTGTAGATAACTTTTTTGGATGTTCTTGTATTTGCTAATAAGAATATTACATCAGGCAGTGGTACTGAGTAGGCAACCTTCAAAAGACAGGTTCTTCTGTTTTTTATAGTATAAATTCTTGGTTTTTGGGTGTGGTGGAGCCACAAGGGTAATTTTGATGCAAAAGGGTTCAAACTCGGGTTATGAATATCCCACCCCACTCACTGACTTTATCCTCTAGATTAGCATTAGTTGACAGCTGTTGATGAACGATTTTTGAACAGTATGAGAGTTGTCGATTTTCTCAGTTGGTTTTCCATAACATTATAGCACTGGCTATGAGCAAATGCTTGCATAGAATAATCAATAATGTCCTGCTCATACTTTCATACTGTTATGCATGCGATATAATTGTTTGACTTTTCTGCCTTCTGCTGTTTGAACCAGACTGACCCAAGTAATACTCCAGTTCcaaaacacaaatttataagatGTCTCTGTCAGTGAACGTGGATATTCTATCATCAGATGATGAGAAAGATATGGAGATAGATACTAGCCCCTCTGCTCATAAACTAACTCCAGAAACCAAGATTACTCAGCCTGCTATTATGAAATCAACTGAAGGTACATATCTAGATGATTCTGATCGTAACAAATTTGATGATGCACAAATTCATTGTTTGCAATTTGAAGGGTGTTTGAATTAGTTCATTATAAAAGGTGATCAAGGCTTGAGCCGAATGCAGGCCGGCCTCGAACATGATTTTGGTGACCCGCAATCGGGCAAGCAGGTTTGGGATGGTTTAATGCTCCCAGCTTATGTGAAATTTCAAAAATGCATTGTCTGTACCATCTTCTTTTGTGATTAAAAGGGATAACCCTGTTGTGACCGAGTCTTGTTCATATTGAACATATTCCTAATATGATGCAGGTTCTATACTCAGAAGGGCAAAAATGTATCAGGAATACATGAACAAGATCCCAATTCCAAACAACCGTGGATCAGTCATTTTATGTAATTCATGGACGGGATTAGCCAAATCTTTGAAGGAATTATACGGGCAACCACTCCACTATCTCACAAATGTCCTCCTTAAGCAGTGGGACCAGGCCCGATTTGAAACCGGTGATGATTATCAGCCGTTGGACACTGTTGTTCATCCTCTTAAAGCAGAATCGACTATCTGGCTCATCGAGGAGGTTCATAGGCGCACAGCATCACATCATCAGCTCTCCAAACTTTGGATGCAGGACCCAGTGTATCATGCATTTATCGACCCTCTCTTCCCTAAAATATGATAACTCGTAGTACTTTAGTGTTACCATTTCGGCCATGGAGCAGCACAAAATCATCTGTAGATGAACGTGTTCTCAATTTTACAGGGCAGCCGAATGCTTGTAAATGGTCTGGCTTGTAGGAACAGCTTGGATGGTAATCAGTGTGGTAGGAAGTAGTGAGTATCGATCGACATGTCCTAATGTAGTACTTTATTCACATGGTTTGTTACACTTCAGTTCTGCACAAATTTTAGGTTTTTAAAAATCATCTGACAACCTTTTTTGCATTTGCATAGATTCACACCTTCTATTTCAGGCATAACGGCATGAGGAATTTTTGCTCGAGCTCATCTTACAGAGTCTTTAACTGATTGAGATTGTCCGATTTCAGCAGAATGGGATAGGCTTACAGTGTACACCTAATTGATTTTGGTGGTTTTGAATCAAGGCTGGCTGACTTCCAAGTTCACAACACTGACCAATCTTAGCCACTTGATAAACGTTTAGGAAAACATTTTACGAAACAGCTTGAAAGAAATGCGCTTTACTGGGCACTACTGTTTTTGCGGGCGCATTAGCATTACTAATTGACCAACGATATAAAAACTTGTTATACTTGCGAGACAAAGGGCTTGTTATTTGCAGTTGATTTAAGTTTAAATCAATCAGCGCAATTGTTTTCAATTTAGCTTAGATTGCTTCacttcaaattaattaattagcattAAGGAGTGACTTTAGAAATCAAATAAGTCGCTACTTGGAGTAACGACTTATCCTAAGTAAAAGCACAAAGCCCGTTTTAAAATACATAAACGGGACACTTGTCGATGCTACAAGTCTGCAACCAGATTGTCCCATGCTTTTGTAGCTTTTCTATCAAAAAATCACCTTCTCAAAGGATGAAGTGGACACAAGACAACCTCAAAAAATCTACAAATGGGTATAAACTCTCAAGtatcaaaaatcacaaaatgtttccgtGGCATGTACTCCAACTCAAGGAACATGCCCTTTCCACTTTCTAGTTTCTACTACCATCCCCAAATTTctctacctttttttttttttttttttgagggaagCCATAACCGTTACTTTCGGTGCACAGGGTAGATCCTCGGGCTATATGATAACCTGCAAACTACGTATAACAAGTAAACTTCCCGATAAATACTCTACAAAATTGTTCTTTGAGAGGCTTGAAGCCTTGTAGGGGATACTCTTGGTCGAcaccaaacaaattaattaaacacaaattctcattatagatgagagatatccgtctatagttatagacgggccAAATATCCACTCATTTTAACtataagacaagcaacaagttgcatggtGGAGCCAAAAAATGttagcattttaagcatatttgacccgtctctcACTTTAgacagatatatccgtctatactaagattaattgttaattaaaataaaaaaatactgTTAATTGATATCAATTGTTACAATTAGTCTTGTTGAAGATGGGTCGGAGTATGACGGGTAATgacactcacaaaacggatagggggacaaggtgggggcaccccatgcaattagtagattatacaactggttgtatgtaGTTTATGTACAACCTTTTCAATGTTGTCGAGTTTTGTTATAAAGTTGTCGAGCTTTATTAACAAAATGTCGATTCTGAcaacaaagttattgagcttaagaggaataattattaaactcaataactttttaaattagctcaataacttataaaatagctcgacaactttgtgtaaaaaattcaacaactttgaggcggttgtacaatgctaatgtacaactggttgtaagatagtatttgtgcaccccatgtgcttccctctttcctctatttgggtcatttgtgagagaaaatgataTCCGTTACGTGCCGTCTTACAACACACTAATTACCGCCCTATAACCCCCTTTGTTTCTCTTCTGTTGGTCAGTTTGTTCAactgttgttttgactcgtcaaTACTAGAAATAATAACAAAGGTTGAATGCAAAGAAATGTATTCTTCCATGGCAGCAGTCCTCGCTCATGGACACTTTGTAGCTCCACATTCAATATTACCAACTGCCCATGTCTCCATTTCTCCTCTACTCAAGCTTTCAAACAACTCTAATGCCTGCTTTACTCCCTTTTCCTGCAAAAGGcctcttttttcttcttctcatTTTCCCAACTACTCACATTTCCGGTATCtctcgcttttttttttttttttttttctgttctaCTAACATTTTTACTCATGTATGTATATATGTATGCAGTGGGGTATAaaagttttagttaaaatttccgaATTTTTTTCGAGTTTACCTTACGTCCTTACTGCATTACTTGTTTCGCCCCTTACCTAGAAATCCTGACTCCGCCAATGTATGTTACTTATTTGTATGTATGTCTGTATGATTGGATGGTTTTGCGAAGGTACCTTGATGAGTAAGggtaatgggatgattgttgaatTTGGTGTTGGCTAACATGAACAAGAAGTTGTTTAGATAGCTGCAAGAATGTATAAAGGTGGGTGATTTGAGGACAAATTGAGATggtaagaaaagaagaaggaaatagAAAGCTAAGGGAATAAAAAACAAGTGTGATTGAGGAAAACTATATAGTTATCTCATCTATTTTATTGACTCACTATTTTCTTCGCTTTTTATATTGTTAAGTAATAGCCGATTGATGCAATTCTCAACGCAATTTTCATCATGTGTTTGAGCGTATGTGTAAggttgtactccctcctattcttaataaccctcccctttcatggagggcacgggaattaagggaggggagtattatatggtaaagtattgtagtggggtaggagattggagagagggaaggtattgtgtgattaaaataagtattgttgtggggtaaggtgattaaaataagataaagtatgagtattgtggggtattgttgtggggtggggtgattaaaataagtataaaagtttgtcaaataaggaaatagggagagtattgtgaatagacgaaaaaggaaatagggagatacgagggagtatatattttacACCCTTTTCCTCCAATAGGTAGGTTCCTTTGAGGCAACAGAGTTATGTTGTTTGTCATTTGTTGTCAGAATTAGGCGGTTTATTATGTGGTGTAGCTCAATAGGTTGCTGAAAATGTACTAATATAGTGTAGATGGGTTTTGTGCTTATCATCTGGTTATATGTCCAGTCGGCCATTTTAGCTATGTGCTCGGTTAAGAGTAATCTCTTAGTTTTCCTTCATGTTGTCGTTTGATACTGTGACATGTGACTTTCTTAGGGTTTAGTGTAATTGCTGGCTGTTTATTGCGTTGTTCTACTTTTAAGTGATTCACGAAGGTAGAAAGTTGCTTAGGCTTGATGGAACATATTGACATGGTTTTATTAGATCGTTTTCTTGTGACATTTAAATGCTGGTGTTGTAGTGAACCCATATGAGGCTGCATTGTATGATTATGAAACTGTATCATGGTTGCTGTAAATAGGATCAGAAGCTTTCAATCACAGGACGACAGAGCTGATGATTCTGCAAACTCTAATGATTCCTTGAATGAAGTTGATAGAGTGAATGAGTTGCTAAAGGACCAAAAGCAAGAAAATGATGGCAAAGACAATTATTTTGTGGCAAAATTAGCAATTGGCCTGGGAGTGGCTGCAACTGTAACTTTCCTGTCTATTACTCTCAAGC
It includes:
- the LOC141592067 gene encoding protein RDM1-like, which produces MSLSVNVDILSSDDEKDMEIDTSPSAHKLTPETKITQPAIMKSTEGSILRRAKMYQEYMNKIPIPNNRGSVILCNSWTGLAKSLKELYGQPLHYLTNVLLKQWDQARFETGDDYQPLDTVVHPLKAESTIWLIEEVHRRTASHHQLSKLWMQDPVYHAFIDPLFPKI